Genomic DNA from Channa argus isolate prfri chromosome 10, Channa argus male v1.0, whole genome shotgun sequence:
atcaattttgtTTAAATCGTATTTGGTTAAAAGTGAGACAGATGACATTGTGCTAATTGTGTTGATTGATTTTGTTGGCTTTGTCAGATGGTTGTAATTTTGGACTTAGCTCGCACCGTTGTTTGCAACGTCATTGAAAGTTGCAAGATCTTTTTCTAAGACCCTGCTATCCGTAGACTCTTGTGGACAGCTTGACACTCAATATTTCATTGTAAACACgataagtgttttttatttcattctaatATAAACGATCGTTCTTTCTGATCCAGAGGAAGAATACTACAAAACAAGCAATTAACAAATAAGTCTAGGTTGTGGCTTTCACTTTCCACTGAGTATGATtataaaaaagtacaaacaatACCTGCTTATATTGAGATTTTTGGGAATTTGAGCTGATAATATGTATCATAGTTTGGTGAAACCCTTTGCAAATCATGACACAAACTTCGGTTCCTTGTGTGAAATTGCACGCTTGTTCGATCGCTCTCCATGGTGCTTTATCCAAGTGTTGGTTAATATATTGGTTGTCACAGCTTTTCTGTTAGACCGTTCTAAAGACTTTAGTAGACTAAAGTGTTGCCCTCTTGGCGTCACTGTTACACCAATAAAACCATGACTGACGAAGAACCTCCCCTAGAAGAAAGCTTTTGTTTGGTATCTCCCAGCAGTTTTTTTAAGGGTGTGAATCGGATAAGACGCTGTGGTGTGCTTTATGAACATGTGATACTAAGGTGTTCGGATATACAAGTCACTGCAGAAACCAGGTCTTGCGTGTACATGTTCTTTCCGGAATATAATGGGGAGCGAAATACATTGTCGATCAAATGACCACTGTGGGTTcgcttttcagtttttcttgctgctgctgttcgGAAAACAATCCTTGGCTGAATTGAGATACTCTATTCCAGAGGAGGTAAAAGAAGGAACCATTGTTGGAAATGTCGCCAAGGACCTTGGTATAGACAAAACGTCTTTAATAGATCGGCGGTTCCGTGTTGTATCAGGATCGAAAGAAGCATTTTTCGAGGTAAACCCGGATAATGGGTTCTTACAAGTTCGCAAGATAAACGACAGAGAGAAGCTTTGCCAGATAAGAGATGCATGCTTAGCAGAGCTAAAGCTGCTTATTGAAAACCCTTTGGAAATACATTATGTAGTTGTAGAAATTACAGATGTAAACGATCATTCACCGAGGTTTTCTGAAAAGGAACAGACATTTGAAATAGCGGAGCATTCATCTCCGGGGACGCGATTCCAGCTGCAAGCGGCCAGTGATCCTGACGCTGGAACTAACTCTATCCGTACATATGCGTTAACGTCAAATGATTACTTTGAAATAGAAATTAGTCAAAGCGATGAGGACAAAATACCATTTTTAGTGCTGAAGAAGTCGTTGGACAGAGAGCAAATGAAAAAGCACCAGCTACTTGTTACAGCAGTTGACGGAGGCAAACCTCAAAGATCAGGAACACTGAATGTTTCCATTATTGTTCTTGATATTAATGATAATCGCCCGATATTTAGCCAAGATACTTACAAAGCTGAAATATATGAAAACGTTCAAACTGGTACTGCTGTTCTGAAGGTGAATGCAACAGATCCAGATGAAGGGACTAATGGAGAAATAGAGTACACGCTGAGCAAAACATTAGAACGTAAAATCTACGACCTATTTCAACTGGATAGTGTGAGTGGACTAATTAAGCTAAAAGGTGCACTGGACTTTGAAGAATTAGAGACTTATAAACTAGAAATTGTCGCCTCTGACAAAGGGACACCACCATTAACAAGCAGGTGCAGAGTTATTGTAAAGGTTAAAGACATCAATGATAATCCACCAGAAATAGAAGTTACATCACTGTCAAATACAATGTCTGAAGATTCAAAACCTGGCACAGTCATTGCGCTTGTTAGCGTGATGGACAAGGATACCGgtgtaaatggaaaaacaatttcacaCATAAGCAGTGACCTGCCTTTTGAATTGAAGCCATCttataaagaaaacacatattCACTTGTCACAAAGGAATTTTTAGACCGAGAGAAGATGTCACATTATGAAATAACAATACAAGCTACAGACTGTGGGGAACCTCCCTTGACCACTTCAAAAACCTTCGTCATCCAGATATCAGATGTAAATGACAACAGCCCACATTTCCAACATAATCCATTACAGTTTTACCTGAATGAAAACAACATTGCTGGAGCGTCACTACTCTCTGTAAGCGCGACGGACAATGATGTTAATGAAAATGCAGTCATTTCATATCATATTGGTGAAAGTGATATGTCaccatttttaaatatcaattcAGAAAACGGACACATATCAGCACTGAGGAGTTTCGACTTTGAAACTCTGAAAACTTTCCAGTTCCAAGTCGTTGCCACAGATTCTGGAACTCCGTCACTAAGCAGCAACGTCACAGTGAACGTGTTCATTCTGGATCAGAACGACAACGCTCCAGTCATCCTGTATCCAGTCAGCTCCAACGGTTCTGCTGAAGGCGTGGAGGAGGTTCCCCGCAATGTCAATGCAGGACACTTGGTGACTAAAGTCAGAGCCTATGACGCTGATATAGGATATAACGGCTGGTTACTCTTTTCACTGCAGCAAGTTACTGACCACAGTCTCTTTGCTTTGGACCGATATACAGGACAGATCAGAACACTTCGTTCATTCACTGAGACAGACGAGGCTGAGCATAAACTGCTCATACTGGTAAAAGACAATGGGAACATTTCACTCTCAGCAACAGCTACTGTGGTTGTTAAAGTCGTGGAGCCTAGAGAGGCTTTTGCTGCTTCTGATGTTAAAAGTGCAACTAAAGTTGACGAGGAGgacaatgttgcattttatcTGATGATAACTTTGGGCTcagtttctgtactttttctcaTCAGTATCATTGTATTAATTGCAATGCAGTGTTCAAAGTCCACAGACTATACTTCTAAATatctacaaaagaaaaattatgatGGAACACTGTGTCACAGCATCCAGTACAGATCTGGAGACAAACGGTACATGTTAGTTGGACCCAGAATGAGTGTAGGATCTACTATAGTCCCGGGGAGCCATGCGAATACATTAGTGCTTCCTGACAGAAGGAGGACATCTATTGAGGTAAGGTTATTTCCTTACAGTATGTGATTAAGATATGTTGTTTCTTCCTGGAAATGAAGGATAAAGCATTTTAGTGATAGctggtttgaaatgtttgttttgactgACTGAAGCTGGCGACTGTAACTATCCGTGGTGCTGAGAGTTTTTACAGGAatgtacaacttttttttttgacaagcaCAGTGATCCTGTTAGGAAAACCTGTTAATTTAAGCTGACATTTCGACATTCAtagaatgtattttaaaacattatatttattttgtttcctaTTTAACCATCACAAACTTTTATATCAaattgtgtgggttttttttttgttttgttttgttttgttttctttgtgtaaatgtgtaaccTATCTGTGTGATGCTAGTAGCTCTATATTGCAGGGACCCCTGTGATATTGgggataaaattaaaaagtaagaTAACATGGAAGTAAGAGAAACTCCCAACGACTTTATGTTTTCGCACAAGATAAAACTAAATGAACCAATGTTGTAatatgtgtaatttattttcctaaatAGTATAAACAGATGTGATCTTCTGACATCAGTGTATAGACTTATCTCCTTTGTGCAATttggttcattttaaaatgctaaaggATTGGCGGATTCAATGTGGATTACATTTCTGACGCTTGGTGTCAGTGTAATTCAGTGATTTTGTGGAGAAGGCAGCACCTTACGTCACGAGCATTATTTGGACAGAGCCCCTGCTTTCTTCTCGAGGAGCATAATTGAGCGGTGGTTGGCGATTGTCTGCAAATagtatgttttacttttagcaTTTTACTGAATAAGCAGACCACAGGCATCGTTTAGGAAGCGACGCACTAAATCTGTTTATTAATACAACATATGTAATAGACTTGGTCATTTGTAAGTCATGgaacaaagaggaagaaaagtatGGAGAGAGCCGCATCGTTTGTTCGCCTTTATGGTTGTTTTGGATGTCTTTCTGAGCGGAGCTGTTGGACAGATCAAATATTCCATATCAGAGGAGGTTCAGGATGGAACCGTTGTCGGGAATATAGCTAAGGACTTGGGACTAGACAAGAGTTCCCTCGAAAACAGAGGATATCGTATTGTAACAACAGCATCAGCTGAACCTCTGTTTCAGGTGAATAAAAACGATGGTGTCCTGTATGTGAAAAGAAGAATAGACAGGGAGGAGGTGTGCGAACGGACCAGCCCATGTTTAATCCAACTGAAAACCGTGCTAGAAAACCCGCTAGAGATTCATTACGTGGCAGTGGAAATACTTGATATAAACGATCATTCGCCTGTTTTcccagaaaaagagaaaaggctCGAGATTTCCGAGTCAGCAGTAGCAGGAGCGAGATTTCAACTACAGGCTGCGCGTGACTCCGATGTAGGCCCCTTCTCTATTCAGCAATACAAACTCAGCCATAACGAATACTTTAGAATAGAAGTAAAAGATAGAGGTGAAGACCGGAAAGTACCATTTTTAGTTCTACAGAAGCAGCTAGACAGGGAAACATCTGGAAAACACAGGTTACGTCTAACAGCAGTTGATGGAGGAAAACCACCGAAGTCTGGCGACATAGAAATAATTGTTGATGTACTTGACGTCAATGACAACTCCCCAATGTTCACTAAAGAGTTATATTCGGCCAcgctaaaagaaaatgttcccGTTGGCACTGTGGTGATTCAGGTAAATGCAACTGATTTGGATGAGGGTGCCAATGGAGAAATAATATATTCATTTGGCAATGAAGTAGATTCAAAGTTATTGGAAATCTTCACCATAGATACAAACACTGGTGAAATTATTGTTACAGGTCCGATAGATTTcgaaaaaagtaaaagttatgAAATTGACATTCAGGCGTCTGATAAAGGACCGGTTCCTCTATCAACTGACAGAAGTGTTGTAATAACTATTACTGATGTGAATGATAACGCACCTGATATCGAAGTGACATCATTTTCTAGCTCTATCAAGGAGGATTCAAAAATAGGAACTACAGTGGCCCTCATTAGTGTCACTGACTTAGATTCTGGAAATAATGGTAAGGTCATTTGCactattaaagaaaatatcCCTTTTACTTTATCCCCATCACTGCAAGAAAACATGTATGCTGTTGTAACAAGGTCGCCATTGAACAGGGAAGTTATGTCTCATTATGAGGTCACAATTATTGCAAAAGATTCAGGTGATCCTTTGTTTGTAAGGGAGAAGACTGTAAGTGTCGTTGTGTCAGATGTAAATGACAACAGTCCGGAATTTACTTTCAGTccttataatttttatattactgAGAATAACAACCCCGGAACTTCTGTGTTTTCCGTAAAAGCCTCCGATCGGGATGAAAGTAATAATGCTCTAATTTCATATCATCTTATAAGAGAAGTGGGTGTAGACACATTACCGTCCTTTCTAAACATCAACTCAGAAAATGGAGACAttattgcgctaaaaagtttcgACTTTGAAACTCTGAAAACCTTCCAGTTCCAAGTTGTTGCCACAGATTCTGGAACTCCGTCACTAAGCAGCAACGTCACAGTGAACGTGTTCATTCTGGATCAGAACGACAACGCTCCAGTCATCCTGTATCCAGTCAGCTCCAACGGTtctgctgaaggtgtggaggagGTTCCCCGCAATGTCAACGCAGGACACTTGGTGACTAAAGTCAGAGCCTATGACGCTGATATAGGATATAACGGCTGGTTACTCTTTTCACTGCAGCAAGTTACTGACCACAGTCTCTTTGCTTTGGACCGATATACAGGACAGATCAGAACACTTCGTTCATTCACTGAGACAGACGAGGCTGAACATAAACTGGTCATACTGGTAAAAGACAATGGGAACGTTTCACTCTCAGCAACAGCTACTGTGGTTGTTAAAGTCGTGGAGCCTAAAGAGGCTTTTGCTGCTTCTGATGTTAAAAGTGCAACTAAAGTTGACGAGGAGgacaatgttacattttatctGATGATAACTTTGGGCTcagtttctgtactttttctcaTCAGTATCATTGTGTTAATTGCAATGCAGTGTTCAAAGTCCACAGACTATACTTCTAAATATCTACAAGAGCCAAATTATGATGGAACACTGTGTCACAGCATCCAGTACAGATCTGGAGACAAACGGTACATGTTAGTTGGACCCAGAATGAGCATAGGATCTACTATAGTCCCGGGCAGCCAGGCAAATACTCTAGTGCTTCCTGACAGGAGGACATCTGAAGGGGTAAGGCTGATTCAACAAGCGTTTGattttccaaataatttaaCTTCCATTTAAATTGTGCAGCAACATCATATATAATGTAAGAACATACTTGTGTAGAAGCAATATTGTAAACTGTTATTTTCAACCAAATTTGTTTGCAAAACATTCATCTTCAATTATGATTGTCTTAAATTATCATCTTCATTTTCCACCGTGTATTTTTTATCCTGCTCTATATGAacgcaataagaaaaacattccaGTACAGTTAAAATGTTCttgaaaaacatgttcaaaGATAATTTATAAACTGAAGGAAACCTGCCATGTGTACTAATACGAATACGTTCATGTTTCAAATtatgtattttagaaaataacattgtttcatctttttcttcatAGCACCGTGTGCTTTCGTGCCACTTGGGTTAATTGATGTATGCTGGCTAAAACTGTTTTCCTAATCAAAGTTGATCCAACGACGGTTTGGTACCTATTTTCATGAAATTGAGGCTGATGTTATTATTAGTACTGACtcaatattttatgatttttttttcttcgttttTCCACCTTCGCCTTATTAACGAGTTTTGCAAGCACATTTTATCTGGTGTTAGGATAATCATTCCTCATACCAACAAGCTGCAGAACTTCATATACTACGTTATAGTATCCAAACCACACGCCGTTAATATATCCAAATTGCAGTTAAGATACAGCTAACACGTAACTGGatggcaaattaaaaatattaaataagccAACGTTTATGGATCATGATGAGCAAATGTCAGGAACTATTTTTGCTAAAGATTTAGTAACAAACACTGTCTATCGTGCTGAACATGTTTATTGTCGTTTTGCATTATGTTAGTGTTGTCACCGATATATGACAGAACATTTGctattgtaatgttttatttaatagtcCTTGATAATCTGGAGTTAACATATTTTACAGGTGTTGGCTagaatattatttgtatttagcaTCAATTTGTTTTGCCTTATCAAAAGGAGCCATTGTGTTATAATGAGTAAGTGAGTAGCCTTCTAATCTATCACACCCACTTATTTGGGGGAATATTTTCAGATGAATAATTAGAATTAGCCAAATGTACaccaaatgaacaaaaacaaaacaaacaaatatcttACAATATCTTGATTTTGTGCTGTAACAATTTCGATCGCGTGGTGTCACTGTAATGGTGAAAGTCAGCACCGCATTTCCGTGTAGTCACTGCATTTGGTTCCACATCTTGATGGCGTCCCCACGTCGATTTTGACGGAGTCCTTTCACAGCAGCCTGCTGTGGTTGGAAATACTTTATTTGatgttaataatgtttttctagAAAACGTGTGGCGATTGTTACACGTGGAAGTGTATTCGATTGCTGAACTTgagatttgtatttgtaaatgaTTACTGAATATATCAGGGCTTAACATGGATAAAAGAGGCGGGGAGAAACGAATGGGGAGAGGAGGCTTTGTCACCTGCATAATTGTTGTGCTTTTGTGGACGGTGACATGGGCGCAAATACGGTATTCAATCTCCGAAGAAGTTGACCAAGGAACTACGGTTGGAAATGTTGCAAAGGACCTGGGACTGGATAAGAGCGCACTGAAAGACAGGAAGTATCGGATCGTTTCGAGTAATGCGGATCCTCTTTTCCATGTAAATCAGAACGATGGCGTCCTGTATGTGAGCCGAAAGATTGACAGAGAAGAGGTGTGTGCACAGAGCAGTACGTGTTTACTAAAGCTCAAAACGGTGCTCGAAAACCCATTGGAAGTCCACTATGTGGGAGTGGAGGTGTTGGATATAAACGATCACTCTCCCAGTTTCCCCGAGGTAGAAAAAAGGTTGGAAATTTCTGAGTCTGTATTGCCCGGAGCACGATTTCAGCTAAAACCTGCAAGGGATCCAGACAGTGGTCAGTTCTCTGTACAACAATATAAACTTAACCACAATGAGCACTTTCGTTTGGAAGTTAGAGATAAAGGAGAAGACGGGAAAATACCTATACTGGTTTTGCAAAAATCTTTAGACAGGGAAGCAGCTGGAAGTCATACTTTAGTGCTGACTGCGCTGGATGGGGGAAAACCTCCAAAATCCGGGGACATGAAAATTCTAGTTAATGTTTTGGATGTTAATGATAATACGCCAATTTTCTCTTCGGACGTTTACTCTGTTATGCTCAGTGAAAATACTCCAGTGGGAACCACTGTCATACAAGTGAACGCAACTGATTTAGATGATGGTCAGAATGGAGAAGTGTATTACTCATTTGGAAACAGTGTAAGTAATACATTATTTACACTTTTTGATATCAGTCCATCAACAGGCGAAATCATTGTCAAAGGTCTGATAGATTATGAGAAAAAGGACAAGTATGAAATCGAAATTGAAGCATCTGATAAAGGTCTCGCTCCGCTAACTACAGAAAAAAGCGTAATTATCAAGATAGTTGACGTAAATGATAATGTACCTGAGATTGAAGTTACCTCATTTTCGAGCTCAATCCCTGAAGATTCCAAACCTGGAACTACAGTTGCACTGATCAGTGTGAATGATTTGGACTCTGGTCTTAATGGAAAAGTTATTTGCTCTATAAGTGGGGATGTACCTTTTGCTTTATCTCAATCATTACAAGACAGAATGTATTCATTAGTAACCAAATCCCCTctggacagagagaaacagtcACAGTATGACCTGACTATAGTTGCAAAGGACGCTGGTCAACCTCCATTATCATCcgagaaaacaataaatgttgtAGTGTCAGACGTGAATGACAACAGTCCAGAGTTTTCACTGAGTCCCTATACTTTCTATATTAGTGAAGGTAACGAACCAGGAgcctcagtgttttctgttaaagCTTTTGATCGTGACGAGAATGACAATGCTGATATTTCCTATCATATATTCAGAGATGGTAGTGACGATAATAAAGTGACTTCTTTCCTcaacataaacactgaaaatggaGACATTACTGCGCTAAAAAGTTTCGACTTTGAAACTCTGAAAACCTTCCAGTTCCAAGTTGTTGCCACAGATTCTGGAACTCCGTCACTAAGCAGTAACGTCACAGTGAACTTGTATATTCTGGATCAGAACGACAACGCTCCAGTCATCCTGTATCCAGTCAGCTCCAACGGTtctgctgaaggtgtggaggagGTTCCCCGCAATGTCAACGCAGGACACTTGGTGACTAAAGTCAGAGCCTATGACGCTGATATAGGGTATAACGGCTGGTTACTCTTTTCACTGCAGCAAGTTACTGACCACAGTCTCTTTGCTTTGGACCGATATACAGGACAGATCAGAACACTTCGTTCATTCACTGAGACAGACGAGGCTGAGCATAAACTGCTCATACTGGTAAAAGACAATGGGAACGTTTCACTCTCAGCAACAGCTACTGTGGTTGTTAAAGTCGTGGAGCCTAAAGAGGCTTTTGCTGCTTCTGATGTTAAAAGTGCAACTAAAGTTGACGAGGAGgacaatgttgcattttatcTGATGATAACTTTGGGCTcagtttctgtactttttctcaTCAGTATCATTGTGTTAATTGCAATGCATTGTTCAAAGTCCACAGACTATACTTCTAAATATCTACAAGAGCCAAATTATGATGGGACACTGTGTCACAGCATCCAGTACAGATCTGGAGACAAACGGTACATGTTAGTTGGACCCAGAGTGAGCATAGGATCTACTATAGTCCCAGGTAGCCATGCAAATACTCTAGTGCTTCCTGACAGGAGGAAGACTACTGATGAGGTAAGTGGATTTAAATGGTTGCCActatatttttggttttaattgtaaatgtgtCTGTTAGTAGTATCTCAGTTTGATCAGGGTACTACGACACTTTGTGGGATTTGTTTGGAGTAAATTCTACTGAATGACCTTTCAGGAAATCTGGCTACCAGCGTCGCTGTCCAATGTCCTGAAATCCTAATAACTCCTGTTTCGTGTTTAATAAAGCTTCATCGTGTACAGATTTTTTAAGTGATAATGCGAAGTGACATATTAAATGAGCGAAGGTTGAGCTTTGCTACAATTAAGTTGAAACACACTAAGCGGAAAGTGATCACTTGGTGTCACTATGCGAGCAGAAAAGTGTTTCAAAAGAAACCTTTTGTCAGAGACGTTGGTCCTCCCCTTTGTGGGATGGTTGTTCACATTTTAGGAGTGAATGCACCCTTCACAAGTACAGCGTGTACTCGGCATTTGTGGATTCGACAATAATCTAGAAATAGTACGTATTGCTTTATCAACATCTTTTTCATTTAGAGTTGCAAAGGGCTCTTATTGCGAATGCCTTGGATCAATATTTAGACTGCTAAATATGAAGTACAAAGGAGTATCGAGAGAGCAATGGTGGTGGATTGCTTTTATAGTTTCTTCAATTTTGCTTTGGAGCTGGGCTTCAGCGCAGATTAGATATTCAATCGCTGAGGAAATTAAAGAAGGACATATTGTTGGGAACATAGCAAAGGACTTGGGATTAGATAGGAACACATTGAAGGAGAGAGGATGTCGTATTGTTGATGGTTCAACGGAGTCACTTTTTCACATAAACCAAAACGATGGAATATTATACGTTCAGCGAAGAATTGATCGAGAGAAGGTTTGTGAGCGGAGCAATGTGTGCTTGATTAACTTAAAAAGCGTGATGGAAAACCCTCTCGAAATTCATTATGTGACTGTAGAGGTGCTAGATGTGAACGACCATTCTCCCAGCTTCTCAGTCAAGGAGTCACGTCTCGAAATTTCAGAGTCAGCTTTGCCAGGCTTGCGTCTCCAGCTGCAAGCTGCGCACGACTCAGATTTTGGTCAGTTTGCGATTCAGGAATATAAACTTAGTCCTAAAGATCATTTTCGTTTGGAAGTGAAAGATCGtggaaagaatgaaaaaataccAATATTAGTTTTGCTCAAAGCGCTAGAtagggaaacaaagaaaagccaTGAGTTGGTTCTTACGGCCATTGATGGGGGGAAACCAAGTAAATCTGGAACTGCTGAAATTATTGTTGATGTTTTAGACATTAATGACAATATGCCGGTTTTTTTAGAGGACACTTACACTGTACGTTTAAAAGAAAATGCCCCAATTGGCAAAACAGTTATAAAAGTAAATGCCACTGATTTAGATGAAGGTTCTAATGGTGAAATAGTGTATTCATTTGGAAATAACGTGAATAGCAGAATAAGTGAGCTTTTTCGTGTTGATCCAATTACAGGTGAAATTACTGTTCAAGGTCTAATAGACTTTGAATTAGGGGAGAGTTATGAAATTGATATACAGGCCGCTGATAAAGGATCGGCTCCTTTCAGGACAGACAAAAGCGTTTTGGTGAACATTGTCGATCTAAATGACAACACCCCGCACATAGAGGTTACATCGTTTTCACGGGCAATACCAGAGGACTGCAGACTGGGGACCACTGTTGCATTAGTCAGTGTTGTTGATGAGGACTCTGGAATCAATGGAAAAGTTATTTGCTCATTTAATCAAGAAGTTCCTTTCACATTATCGC
This window encodes:
- the LOC137133958 gene encoding protocadherin alpha-8-like isoform X26, producing the protein MGSEIHCRSNDHCGFAFQFFLLLLFGKQSLAELRYSIPEEVKEGTIVGNVAKDLGIDKTSLIDRRFRVVSGSKEAFFEVNPDNGFLQVRKINDREKLCQIRDACLAELKLLIENPLEIHYVVVEITDVNDHSPRFSEKEQTFEIAEHSSPGTRFQLQAASDPDAGTNSIRTYALTSNDYFEIEISQSDEDKIPFLVLKKSLDREQMKKHQLLVTAVDGGKPQRSGTLNVSIIVLDINDNRPIFSQDTYKAEIYENVQTGTAVLKVNATDPDEGTNGEIEYTLSKTLERKIYDLFQLDSVSGLIKLKGALDFEELETYKLEIVASDKGTPPLTSRCRVIVKVKDINDNPPEIEVTSLSNTMSEDSKPGTVIALVSVMDKDTGVNGKTISHISSDLPFELKPSYKENTYSLVTKEFLDREKMSHYEITIQATDCGEPPLTTSKTFVIQISDVNDNSPHFQHNPLQFYLNENNIAGASLLSVSATDNDVNENAVISYHIGESDMSPFLNINSENGHISALRSFDFETLKTFQFQVVATDSGTPSLSSNVTVNVFILDQNDNAPVILYPVSSNGSAEGVEEVPRNVNAGHLVTKVRAYDADIGYNGWLLFSLQQVTDHSLFALDRYTGQIRTLRSFTETDEAEHKLLILVKDNGNISLSATATVVVKVVEPREAFAASDVKSATKVDEEDNVAFYLMITLGSVSVLFLISIIVLIAMQCSKSTDYTSKYLQKKNYDGTLCHSIQYRSGDKRYMLVGPRMSVGSTIVPGSHANTLVLPDRRRTSIEPKVPNADWRYSASLRAGGVMQSSVHMEESSVMQGAQGVLVQNWPTVSSAADGEGGEVSPPMGAGVDSNSWHFRYGPGGPGAPPQHLKPGEVPPEAFIIPGSPAIISIRQNQGGEDDKSDFITFGKKEEAKKKKKKKKEKKDKKDKGKDDGDE
- the LOC137133958 gene encoding protocadherin alpha-8-like isoform X19: MDKRGGEKRMGRGGFVTCIIVVLLWTVTWAQIRYSISEEVDQGTTVGNVAKDLGLDKSALKDRKYRIVSSNADPLFHVNQNDGVLYVSRKIDREEVCAQSSTCLLKLKTVLENPLEVHYVGVEVLDINDHSPSFPEVEKRLEISESVLPGARFQLKPARDPDSGQFSVQQYKLNHNEHFRLEVRDKGEDGKIPILVLQKSLDREAAGSHTLVLTALDGGKPPKSGDMKILVNVLDVNDNTPIFSSDVYSVMLSENTPVGTTVIQVNATDLDDGQNGEVYYSFGNSVSNTLFTLFDISPSTGEIIVKGLIDYEKKDKYEIEIEASDKGLAPLTTEKSVIIKIVDVNDNVPEIEVTSFSSSIPEDSKPGTTVALISVNDLDSGLNGKVICSISGDVPFALSQSLQDRMYSLVTKSPLDREKQSQYDLTIVAKDAGQPPLSSEKTINVVVSDVNDNSPEFSLSPYTFYISEGNEPGASVFSVKAFDRDENDNADISYHIFRDGSDDNKVTSFLNINTENGDITALKSFDFETLKTFQFQVVATDSGTPSLSSNVTVNLYILDQNDNAPVILYPVSSNGSAEGVEEVPRNVNAGHLVTKVRAYDADIGYNGWLLFSLQQVTDHSLFALDRYTGQIRTLRSFTETDEAEHKLLILVKDNGNVSLSATATVVVKVVEPKEAFAASDVKSATKVDEEDNVAFYLMITLGSVSVLFLISIIVLIAMHCSKSTDYTSKYLQEPNYDGTLCHSIQYRSGDKRYMLVGPRVSIGSTIVPGSHANTLVLPDRRKTTDEPKVPNADWRYSASLRAGGVMQSSVHMEESSVMQGAQGVLVQNWPTVSSAADGEGGEVSPPMGAGVDSNSWHFRYGPGGPGAPPQHLKPGEVPPEAFIIPGSPAIISIRQNQGGEDDKSDFITFGKKEEAKKKKKKKKEKKDKKDKGKDDGDE